In a genomic window of Gloeocapsopsis dulcis:
- a CDS encoding site-specific integrase, which translates to MYSKTPLAKSPKGSVSVESFQGRLRLRLPRQLYSGTQKRIAIGLADTPENRIEAERKARTIELDILTDNFDPTLKKYQPKTHLTVIESVKQKQEPSITELWAKYCEVKKPTCAPGTWKSGYLIMTKHLNRCPVEKSLDQSAAIYDWAIANLTPDTARRLIMYLKSCCTWAVRHTLISHNPFENMEPIKVKKYSNEDRDVNPFTKEERDLIIEGFKSNLYYKHYAPFVKFLFYTGCRPSEAIALQWKHVSNSKILFEQSVVNSVDGLVLKKGLKTQDKREFPIGQQLRLLLEEIRPENGSLESLVFPSPKGGWIDVHNFRNRAWKAVIDSLGIEYRKPYQTRHTFISQQKALGVEDSQIARACGTSINMIHKHYAGIVQQIQFHDM; encoded by the coding sequence ATGTATTCTAAAACGCCTCTTGCCAAATCTCCTAAAGGCTCTGTAAGTGTTGAAAGTTTTCAAGGTAGATTAAGACTCCGTTTACCCAGGCAGTTATATAGTGGTACGCAAAAGCGGATAGCTATAGGACTTGCAGATACACCAGAAAACCGTATAGAAGCAGAACGTAAGGCTAGAACGATTGAGCTAGATATTCTGACGGATAACTTTGATCCAACATTGAAAAAGTATCAGCCGAAGACTCACTTAACAGTTATTGAATCAGTTAAACAAAAGCAAGAGCCTAGCATAACCGAGTTATGGGCAAAATATTGTGAGGTCAAAAAACCTACTTGTGCGCCAGGAACTTGGAAAAGTGGATATTTGATTATGACTAAGCACTTAAACCGATGTCCTGTTGAGAAGTCACTAGATCAATCGGCTGCTATTTATGACTGGGCGATCGCTAACTTGACCCCAGATACAGCCAGAAGATTGATTATGTATCTCAAATCATGCTGCACTTGGGCAGTAAGGCACACGCTCATTAGTCATAACCCGTTTGAGAATATGGAGCCTATCAAAGTTAAGAAGTATTCAAACGAAGATCGCGATGTAAACCCATTTACTAAAGAAGAACGAGACTTAATTATTGAAGGATTTAAAAGCAATCTTTACTACAAACACTATGCACCATTTGTTAAGTTTTTATTCTATACAGGTTGCCGCCCTTCAGAAGCTATAGCGCTTCAATGGAAACACGTTAGTAATTCAAAAATTTTATTTGAACAGTCTGTTGTAAATTCAGTTGATGGCTTAGTTTTAAAGAAGGGGTTAAAAACACAAGATAAAAGAGAATTCCCGATAGGGCAACAATTAAGGCTACTGTTGGAAGAAATTAGACCTGAAAATGGTTCTCTTGAAAGCTTAGTTTTTCCTTCACCTAAAGGGGGTTGGATCGATGTTCATAATTTTAGAAATAGAGCTTGGAAAGCTGTAATTGATAGTCTAGGTATTGAGTACCGTAAGCCCTATCAAACAAGACATACCTTCATAAGCCAACAAAAAGCATTAGGAGTAGAAGATAGTCAAATTGCTAGAGCTTGTGGAACTTCAATCAATATGATTCATAAACATTATGCTGGTATTGTTCAACAAATTCAGTTTCACGATATGTAG
- a CDS encoding YegS/Rv2252/BmrU family lipid kinase, producing MSRTDACLIFNPVAGQSDPEQDLAQIRGILEAEINLDIRFTTEDKGADEIAKEAIAQGATTIIASGGDGTLSTAAAALVGKNIPLGIISRGTANAFAAALELPNTIEAACQTILGGATRVVDAARCNNLPMVLLAGIGFEAETVKRADREAKNRFGIMAYIMAGLQELREMESFEAEIETEDKIITVTASAVTVANAAPPTSILAQGPAGVVFDDGLLDVTVIAPASRAGAIAASYHLLQTALNENAAQREDIGYLRTKRVIVRTDPPQKVVLDGELIGDTPIDVECVPGGLTIFVPQEAAPVFPVEKLEGLPGLKVESKPTSGFEQ from the coding sequence ATGAGCAGAACTGATGCTTGTTTGATCTTTAATCCAGTTGCTGGTCAAAGCGATCCTGAACAAGATTTAGCCCAAATTCGCGGAATTTTAGAAGCAGAGATTAATCTTGATATTCGGTTTACTACCGAAGATAAGGGGGCTGATGAGATAGCTAAAGAAGCGATCGCGCAAGGTGCAACAACAATTATTGCTTCCGGTGGTGATGGCACACTGTCTACAGCTGCAGCAGCATTGGTAGGTAAAAACATTCCTCTCGGTATTATTTCTCGCGGTACAGCCAACGCCTTTGCTGCTGCTTTAGAGCTACCTAACACAATCGAAGCAGCTTGTCAGACAATTTTAGGTGGTGCGACGCGTGTTGTCGACGCAGCCCGTTGCAATAATCTACCTATGGTTTTGTTGGCAGGAATTGGTTTTGAAGCCGAAACTGTCAAGCGTGCTGATCGCGAAGCTAAAAATCGCTTTGGCATCATGGCTTACATTATGGCAGGACTGCAAGAATTGCGCGAGATGGAAAGCTTTGAAGCCGAGATTGAAACTGAAGATAAAATTATTACTGTAACTGCATCTGCGGTGACAGTTGCTAATGCGGCTCCTCCAACTTCTATTTTGGCACAAGGACCTGCAGGAGTCGTGTTTGATGACGGGCTTCTTGATGTTACCGTGATTGCACCCGCGTCGCGTGCAGGTGCGATCGCTGCTTCTTACCACTTACTTCAAACTGCCTTAAATGAAAACGCTGCACAGCGTGAGGATATTGGTTATCTCCGCACCAAACGTGTCATTGTTCGCACAGATCCACCACAAAAAGTTGTCTTAGATGGCGAACTTATTGGTGACACTCCGATTGACGTCGAGTGTGTACCAGGAGGGTTAACAATTTTTGTTCCTCAGGAAGCTGCCCCAGTCTTTCCTGTAGAAAAACTTGAGGGACTACCTGGATTAAAAGTTGAGTCTAAACCAACATCCGGTTTTGAACAATAA
- a CDS encoding chlororespiratory reduction protein 7: MPDPMMYQQDTYVILEPNQPEQFLTAAELLAKLEAVLNQHQEDLPQELQRFTSIQAQAQYLMDTSCEFDVGPGKYLQWYAVRLEK, from the coding sequence ATGCCAGACCCAATGATGTACCAGCAGGACACTTATGTGATCCTGGAACCTAACCAACCCGAACAGTTTTTAACTGCAGCAGAACTGTTGGCAAAACTGGAAGCAGTTCTCAACCAACACCAGGAAGATTTACCACAAGAGTTACAGAGATTTACATCGATTCAAGCACAAGCTCAATACTTAATGGATACAAGCTGTGAATTTGATGTTGGTCCTGGAAAATATTTACAGTGGTATGCTGTCCGCCTAGAGAAGTAG
- a CDS encoding DUF2854 domain-containing protein, protein MLRQTSLGTLGLVLGGILTIVGFTAYFNGNPTLNLVGFFYGIPLLLGGLALKAAELVPIPFSQPTTPELLTLRKTQATATQNQIRQDVTRYRYGQEAHLDTTLSFLGLSPIDEERPVITGLREAEIQDAYALILEFDSPLIPLQVWQDKQRKMESFFGPGIRVEIAQPESEKIELALITTSQASSPTLKEGSEVNAS, encoded by the coding sequence ATGTTACGTCAAACATCTTTAGGAACACTAGGGTTAGTTCTCGGTGGAATATTAACAATTGTTGGATTTACTGCCTACTTCAATGGCAACCCTACACTCAACTTAGTGGGATTTTTTTACGGTATACCTTTATTACTTGGAGGATTAGCACTAAAAGCAGCGGAACTTGTACCAATACCATTCAGCCAACCGACAACACCGGAGTTACTAACACTTCGCAAAACACAAGCAACAGCAACGCAAAATCAAATTCGTCAAGATGTCACTCGCTATCGTTACGGTCAAGAAGCACACTTAGATACAACGCTTTCGTTTCTTGGTCTTAGCCCTATAGATGAAGAAAGACCAGTCATTACAGGCTTACGCGAAGCTGAAATTCAAGATGCTTATGCTTTAATTTTAGAATTTGACTCTCCACTCATTCCCTTACAAGTTTGGCAAGATAAACAGCGAAAAATGGAAAGCTTTTTTGGTCCTGGAATTCGGGTAGAAATTGCACAACCAGAATCAGAAAAAATAGAGCTAGCTTTAATTACTACTTCACAAGCAAGTAGTCCAACTTTGAAAGAGGGTTCAGAAGTCAACGCTAGTTAA
- a CDS encoding class I SAM-dependent methyltransferase, with translation MTSFPAWYYDESKMAGVDFEDAAQVEVYDRNQTSSTPEKEQALVTRLGITAEHSVIDLGAGTGNFAIQAAFTGACVHAVDISQTMLTYAQRKAQKVGTTNIKFYHAGFLSYEHQDKQADFVVTKNALHILPDFWKMTAFLRIAAMLKLKGVFYLRDAIYSFPPTDYEASINQWIRQVATEGEGWTARDFEMHVREEHSTYGWIIEGMLTRAGFEIVEANYNAPTYAEYLCIKSR, from the coding sequence ATGACCTCTTTTCCTGCGTGGTATTATGATGAATCCAAAATGGCTGGAGTTGACTTTGAGGATGCAGCACAAGTTGAAGTTTACGATCGCAACCAGACATCTAGTACACCAGAAAAAGAGCAAGCTTTAGTCACTCGATTGGGAATTACTGCGGAGCATTCTGTTATCGATCTAGGGGCAGGTACAGGTAATTTTGCCATTCAAGCTGCGTTCACTGGGGCTTGTGTCCATGCTGTCGATATTTCACAAACGATGCTCACCTACGCTCAACGCAAAGCGCAAAAAGTAGGCACAACGAACATCAAGTTTTATCACGCAGGATTTTTGAGTTACGAACATCAAGACAAGCAAGCTGACTTTGTTGTCACCAAAAATGCACTTCACATTTTGCCAGATTTCTGGAAAATGACGGCTTTTCTGAGAATAGCTGCAATGCTTAAGTTAAAAGGCGTCTTCTACTTGCGAGATGCGATTTACTCGTTTCCACCCACAGACTATGAAGCATCAATTAATCAATGGATTAGACAAGTTGCTACTGAAGGTGAAGGTTGGACAGCCAGAGATTTTGAGATGCATGTGCGTGAAGAACACAGCACGTATGGATGGATTATAGAAGGGATGCTCACAAGAGCAGGGTTTGAAATTGTGGAAGCAAATTACAATGCACCGACCTATGCTGAGTACTTATGCATTAAAAGCAGATGA
- a CDS encoding GNAT family N-acetyltransferase: MKTAAEPTLQLDGFIMRSLQSCDLNPLAAIWADPEVTRFLPSRGVPILKENVEKSLKSFIEHWQQRGYGVWAIIENESSQMIGYCGLRYLDEINEVEVLYGLAKAYWGRGIATQAAQAAVSYGFNVAHLDKLIAMALPDNFASRRVIEKAGLQYEKQIHIFNLDVLYYCAKP; this comes from the coding sequence ATGAAAACTGCTGCCGAGCCTACATTACAGCTTGACGGTTTTATAATGCGATCACTGCAATCATGTGATTTGAATCCTCTTGCAGCAATTTGGGCTGATCCTGAAGTGACTCGCTTTCTTCCTAGCCGAGGAGTCCCAATTTTAAAGGAAAATGTCGAAAAATCGCTGAAATCTTTCATTGAGCACTGGCAACAGCGCGGATACGGAGTTTGGGCGATTATAGAAAACGAATCATCTCAAATGATTGGCTATTGTGGTTTGCGCTATTTAGATGAAATTAATGAAGTTGAGGTTCTTTACGGGCTTGCTAAGGCGTATTGGGGGCGAGGAATTGCTACGCAAGCAGCTCAAGCAGCAGTTTCATATGGTTTTAATGTAGCTCATCTAGATAAACTCATCGCTATGGCATTGCCTGATAATTTTGCATCAAGAAGAGTAATAGAAAAAGCTGGCTTGCAGTATGAAAAGCAAATCCATATTTTTAATCTAGATGTTCTCTACTACTGTGCAAAACCATGA
- the map gene encoding type I methionyl aminopeptidase, whose protein sequence is MNILNSLFIQPVAQRQSRGISVKSQREIEIMRHAGSIVATVLQEISQIVKPGMTTADLDAYAEKRIQEMGATSSFKGYHGFPGSICASINHEAVHGIPSDQRVIRAGDVLKIDTAACYQNFHGDSCITIALGKVSPQAKKLIQVAQEALYKGIEQVKAGSYLMDIAGAVQDCVERHGFSILENYTGHGIGRHMHEEPSVFNFRTREMPNVKLRAGMTLTIEPIVSADSNHTRTLSDGWTVVTIDKSLAAQFEHTVLVTENGYEILTDRTKI, encoded by the coding sequence ATGAATATCTTGAACAGCCTCTTTATTCAGCCCGTTGCTCAACGCCAAAGTCGCGGTATTAGTGTTAAGTCCCAGCGAGAAATTGAAATCATGCGTCACGCTGGTTCGATTGTAGCCACTGTGCTACAAGAAATTTCCCAAATTGTGAAGCCTGGAATGACAACCGCTGACTTAGATGCTTATGCAGAAAAGCGCATCCAGGAAATGGGCGCAACATCAAGTTTCAAAGGATACCACGGTTTTCCTGGCTCCATTTGCGCTTCTATCAATCACGAAGCTGTGCATGGTATTCCTAGCGATCAGCGTGTGATTCGAGCAGGAGATGTCTTGAAGATTGATACCGCAGCTTGCTATCAGAACTTTCATGGTGATTCTTGTATCACTATTGCCCTAGGTAAGGTATCCCCACAAGCAAAAAAGTTAATTCAGGTTGCACAGGAAGCACTTTACAAGGGAATTGAGCAAGTAAAAGCTGGGAGTTATTTAATGGATATTGCGGGTGCTGTTCAAGACTGTGTAGAAAGACACGGCTTCAGTATTCTTGAGAACTATACCGGACACGGCATTGGTCGCCATATGCACGAAGAACCATCAGTATTCAACTTTCGTACTCGTGAGATGCCAAATGTGAAACTCCGAGCAGGAATGACATTGACAATTGAACCCATTGTTAGTGCTGATTCTAATCATACCCGTACTTTATCAGATGGTTGGACTGTAGTCACAATAGATAAGTCTCTAGCTGCTCAATTTGAGCATACAGTACTTGTAACTGAAAACGGATATGAAATTTTGACTGACCGCACGAAGATTTAG
- a CDS encoding ribbon-helix-helix domain-containing protein, with the protein MGGKTLLSGVTTYISPESKAELEAWAQEEERSVSWLLAKLIENKLQERRQKLSLAKNAIN; encoded by the coding sequence ATGGGTGGCAAAACTTTATTGTCTGGTGTAACGACATACATTTCACCTGAATCGAAAGCCGAGTTAGAAGCATGGGCACAAGAGGAAGAACGCTCCGTTTCCTGGCTTCTTGCCAAGCTGATCGAAAATAAACTTCAGGAAAGACGACAAAAATTATCCCTAGCCAAGAACGCAATCAACTAA
- a CDS encoding response regulator, which produces MIPLACQSGTLRVLVADDHELTRFSLKLALANQENIELVGLASNGLEAIEMVQRHHPDVIILDLQMPIMDGLSASNQIKNIAPGTQIIAYSSLEEPKLRETNQLNNMDAFCRKDTSTPELIALVRQLGNRSIE; this is translated from the coding sequence ATGATACCTTTGGCCTGCCAGTCTGGTACCTTACGCGTCTTAGTAGCTGATGATCACGAACTAACTCGCTTTAGCCTCAAATTAGCGTTAGCTAATCAAGAGAATATAGAGTTAGTAGGTTTAGCTAGCAACGGTTTAGAAGCAATAGAAATGGTTCAACGCCACCATCCTGACGTGATCATTCTGGACTTGCAAATGCCAATCATGGATGGATTGAGTGCTTCTAACCAAATCAAAAATATTGCCCCTGGGACTCAAATTATTGCCTACTCATCCCTAGAGGAACCAAAGTTGCGAGAAACTAATCAACTCAACAATATGGATGCCTTTTGTCGAAAAGACACATCTACTCCAGAACTAATTGCTTTAGTACGACAGTTGGGAAACCGCAGCATTGAATAA
- a CDS encoding Panacea domain-containing protein: MIDCLNVARYFIVRAYEDGIEAEMTNMKVQKLLYYAHSLHLALYDEPLFGDEMQAWRYGPVCPPAYRFYSEFEANQLPIPGIDFLLQIPDGTKKLLEEVWENFGGYHAYLLSDMTHVEFPWKKARKGLPSDARSTEPILIEDMKALGHQKLDVIERDNPAYESVMSKVLEDALTSESSTRIHKGEVRGWLNSLLD, translated from the coding sequence ATGATTGATTGTCTCAATGTGGCTCGCTACTTCATTGTGAGAGCTTACGAGGATGGTATAGAAGCTGAAATGACCAATATGAAGGTTCAAAAGCTTCTGTATTACGCACATAGCCTGCATTTGGCGTTATACGATGAGCCACTGTTTGGTGACGAAATGCAAGCATGGCGATATGGTCCTGTATGTCCTCCTGCTTACAGGTTTTACAGTGAGTTTGAAGCTAACCAATTACCTATCCCAGGCATAGATTTCCTGTTACAGATTCCTGATGGGACGAAGAAGCTTTTAGAAGAAGTTTGGGAAAATTTCGGTGGTTACCATGCTTATCTACTTAGTGATATGACTCATGTGGAGTTTCCTTGGAAGAAAGCTCGTAAAGGGTTGCCTTCTGACGCCAGGTCAACTGAGCCAATTCTGATTGAGGATATGAAAGCATTAGGACATCAGAAGCTGGATGTGATAGAGCGTGACAATCCTGCATATGAGTCAGTGATGTCAAAAGTTTTAGAGGATGCTTTGACTTCGGAATCCTCAACTCGCATTCACAAAGGAGAAGTGCGTGGCTGGCTCAACTCCCTTCTCGATTGA
- a CDS encoding ribbon-helix-helix domain-containing protein, which yields MHKELSFVLCDAVFRRMSQKVRITVSLPPDVHQELSKRAEREGRSTSNLAAFLLTHAIRDKEPSSPMNNQNSDRLEKDG from the coding sequence ATGCACAAAGAGTTATCATTTGTATTATGTGATGCAGTCTTCAGAAGGATGAGTCAGAAAGTGCGAATAACTGTTTCGTTGCCTCCAGATGTTCATCAGGAATTAAGTAAACGAGCTGAAAGAGAAGGACGCTCAACAAGCAACCTAGCCGCATTTTTGCTTACCCATGCAATCAGGGACAAAGAGCCTTCCTCACCAATGAACAATCAGAATAGTGATCGTCTGGAAAAAGACGGATAA
- a CDS encoding DUF3854 domain-containing protein — MTSTLYINKSAATAFQQTAQKYLKTQHHKECTEKRGLNPEWISVNCRSIAASEASERLGYTAQSEGIWLEGCNYQSQYKPDKPWKAEGDKKAPKYRSPLGDYDAMLPAHPSDPYYWDKKAYQINGHPCLVITEGFFKAIAGCANGLPTIALLGVEMGLTSSSADIQGRRYLVPTLERYASSGFGFIIAFDADCATNKNVIWAQLKLAHQLKLFKVPVYSATGLWTVAEGKGMDDYIQNHGSDRFLREVMGKVVDIGAWEKQFQTPEIPKTNKVPPADIVGREIIEDYRDRLLWSDQHKSWMYYELERKGIWNPVSDLYVESVVNKILESRGIVGYGSISYITNVVAQMRLQLLEREWNERPINEVLPFTDGVLELATGQFHKHAPGHRLTWSLPRPYNAVATDWTKIQSWLEEATGKNQKYQETLLCFAAAVLRGRADLHKFLHLIGHGGTGKSTFTRLLEALIGSDNCWNGSLKDLEDKHEVVQLIGKRLLILPDQDKVTGSLSNFKRITGQDSLSGRRLYKDGLNFRFSGMTVVTSNAPIFHADGGLWLTRQIVMLPFDHKPSANKVRDLEAEFEPELSAFTNYLLSIPNDRITRVLRQIGNDEVNPTLWQSKIRTDSIAAWVNDRVIYDSSAKTQIGSNRDEWKDYTYDPENSTLFGSYSDYCRASGLQAKGKNNFSADLIELCQQTLGWGDVQWGRDAQGRRMVCGLRLRLDGDTQPIIEDCLTSDDLSDDLSDDLPNDLKPNNSNGSNDSLTTLTTKSSSKLSDDKSATNQTPDQKVATRLPLIQPPFKVGDRVRYVGEKFRQQYPKSLLLTIHQVDATWDCASCYTPHGTITSWLAFEDLQPVNNGDA, encoded by the coding sequence ATGACTAGTACACTTTACATCAACAAATCTGCTGCTACAGCATTTCAACAGACAGCCCAAAAATATCTTAAGACGCAGCACCACAAGGAATGCACCGAAAAACGCGGCTTGAATCCTGAGTGGATCTCAGTTAATTGTAGATCGATTGCAGCATCTGAGGCATCAGAGCGATTAGGATATACCGCGCAATCAGAGGGTATTTGGTTAGAAGGCTGCAACTATCAAAGTCAATACAAACCCGATAAACCCTGGAAGGCAGAGGGTGATAAAAAAGCACCCAAGTATCGCTCCCCGTTAGGTGACTACGATGCCATGCTACCGGCACATCCATCTGACCCTTATTACTGGGACAAAAAAGCCTACCAAATCAACGGGCACCCGTGCTTGGTTATAACAGAGGGATTTTTTAAGGCGATCGCCGGATGTGCCAACGGACTGCCAACGATTGCGCTACTAGGTGTCGAGATGGGATTGACCAGCAGTAGCGCTGACATTCAAGGCAGGCGCTATCTAGTACCAACATTAGAACGCTATGCCTCATCGGGGTTTGGTTTTATCATTGCCTTTGATGCCGACTGCGCTACAAACAAAAATGTAATTTGGGCGCAGTTAAAGCTCGCGCATCAGCTTAAACTGTTTAAAGTTCCAGTTTACAGTGCCACTGGACTCTGGACAGTAGCAGAGGGTAAGGGCATGGACGATTACATCCAAAATCACGGCTCAGACCGCTTTTTGCGTGAAGTGATGGGCAAGGTCGTAGACATCGGTGCTTGGGAGAAACAATTCCAAACACCGGAGATTCCCAAGACGAATAAGGTTCCACCTGCTGATATCGTCGGACGCGAAATTATTGAGGATTACCGCGATCGCCTGCTATGGAGCGACCAGCATAAAAGCTGGATGTACTACGAACTAGAACGCAAAGGCATTTGGAATCCAGTAAGTGACCTGTACGTAGAGTCCGTTGTCAATAAGATTTTAGAGTCTCGTGGCATCGTTGGTTACGGCAGCATTAGCTATATCACTAACGTCGTTGCCCAAATGCGACTACAACTATTGGAGCGCGAATGGAACGAACGCCCGATTAACGAAGTCCTACCCTTTACCGATGGAGTCTTAGAGCTAGCAACTGGGCAGTTTCACAAACACGCCCCAGGGCATCGCCTCACCTGGAGCTTACCACGTCCGTATAACGCGGTTGCTACTGATTGGACAAAAATTCAAAGCTGGCTAGAGGAAGCTACGGGTAAAAACCAAAAGTATCAGGAAACTCTACTTTGCTTCGCAGCGGCAGTCTTACGGGGTCGTGCTGACCTTCATAAATTTTTACACTTAATTGGTCATGGTGGCACAGGTAAGTCTACATTTACCCGTCTGCTAGAAGCGTTAATCGGGTCAGACAACTGCTGGAACGGCAGCCTTAAAGATCTTGAAGACAAGCACGAGGTCGTACAACTAATCGGCAAGCGTTTGTTAATTCTGCCCGACCAAGACAAGGTAACGGGTAGCCTGTCCAACTTCAAACGCATCACAGGTCAAGACTCATTGAGCGGACGGCGGTTGTATAAAGATGGCTTGAACTTCCGCTTCTCCGGCATGACAGTTGTTACCAGCAACGCTCCCATCTTTCACGCTGATGGTGGCTTGTGGTTGACGCGGCAGATTGTGATGCTACCGTTTGACCACAAGCCATCTGCAAATAAGGTGAGAGACTTAGAGGCAGAGTTTGAGCCAGAGTTGTCAGCTTTCACGAACTACCTCTTGTCTATCCCCAATGATAGAATTACCCGCGTTCTCCGGCAGATAGGAAATGATGAGGTTAACCCGACGCTGTGGCAATCTAAAATCCGCACTGATTCAATTGCGGCATGGGTCAACGATCGGGTGATTTACGATTCAAGTGCTAAGACTCAGATCGGCAGTAATCGTGACGAGTGGAAAGATTACACTTACGACCCTGAAAATTCTACTCTGTTTGGTTCATACTCAGATTATTGCCGTGCTAGCGGTCTTCAAGCGAAAGGTAAGAATAATTTTAGTGCTGACCTAATTGAATTATGTCAACAGACATTGGGATGGGGTGATGTGCAGTGGGGACGTGATGCGCAGGGAAGACGAATGGTTTGTGGCTTGAGGCTGCGGCTTGATGGAGATACTCAGCCAATAATAGAAGATTGTCTAACGTCTGACGACCTATCTGACGACCTATCTGACGACCTGCCTAATGACCTGAAGCCCAATAACAGCAATGGTTCCAACGACTCGCTGACGACCCTGACGACTAAAAGTTCTTCAAAACTTTCTGACGATAAATCAGCAACAAATCAAACTCCGGATCAAAAGGTAGCTACTCGACTACCCTTAATTCAACCACCATTTAAAGTGGGCGATCGCGTTCGATACGTGGGTGAAAAATTTCGGCAGCAATACCCTAAGTCTCTACTGCTTACTATTCATCAGGTGGATGCTACTTGGGACTGCGCTAGCTGCTACACGCCACATGGAACAATTACATCCTGGTTAGCGTTCGAGGATTTGCAGCCCGTCAATAACGGCGATGCTTAG
- a CDS encoding integrase yields the protein MDVQGKLNQANGRLRAAKVGVTIEIKGNQLYLRSTFPPKPDSSKTQPYQQRLALGFHANPAGISLAEAEARKVGALLDCKEFSWQPYLKSSGNTLMIGHWIGRFEQFHWQTTPRTQASLTTWKTDYQQIFNKLPAQQPLTLETLVNYIVTTEPDSRTRKRACDYCYKLAEFANLEDRDAIKRLSGSYSAAAVNPRSLPSDSQIAEWRHSLQSSPWGWVVGMLACYGLRGHEVFRLDLADFPVVRVLAGKTGKRFVYPLYPEWAEQWNLQDVKLPNLNLSYSNAKLGTKIAGWFYDRKLPFHAYDLRHCYARRCFEFGMAPDWAAGMMGHSVRVHLNIYRAWIDESTYRRVYQAIVKRPDRPMPPEARDYPTPPLTN from the coding sequence ATGGATGTTCAGGGGAAGCTAAACCAAGCTAACGGTCGGCTACGAGCCGCAAAAGTCGGAGTAACCATTGAGATAAAAGGCAATCAGCTTTATCTACGGTCTACTTTCCCTCCTAAGCCTGATTCTTCTAAAACTCAACCCTACCAACAGCGACTAGCGCTAGGTTTTCACGCTAACCCCGCTGGAATATCTCTGGCAGAAGCTGAAGCCCGAAAAGTGGGAGCGTTGCTAGATTGCAAGGAATTCTCGTGGCAACCTTATCTCAAATCCAGTGGGAATACTTTGATGATTGGGCATTGGATTGGGCGATTTGAGCAGTTCCACTGGCAAACGACACCACGAACGCAAGCGAGTTTAACAACTTGGAAGACTGACTATCAGCAAATTTTCAACAAGCTACCAGCACAACAGCCTCTAACCTTAGAAACATTAGTGAATTATATTGTCACAACTGAACCAGACAGCCGTACTCGTAAAAGGGCTTGCGACTACTGCTACAAGCTGGCTGAATTTGCCAACCTGGAAGATAGAGACGCGATCAAGCGCCTTTCTGGGTCTTACTCAGCAGCAGCCGTCAACCCGCGATCGCTTCCATCAGATAGCCAAATAGCGGAATGGCGACACAGTTTACAGAGCAGCCCTTGGGGTTGGGTAGTCGGAATGCTGGCTTGCTATGGGTTAAGAGGTCACGAAGTATTTCGTCTTGACTTAGCTGATTTTCCTGTCGTGCGTGTTCTAGCGGGCAAAACTGGGAAGCGATTTGTGTACCCGCTATATCCAGAATGGGCAGAACAGTGGAATTTGCAGGATGTAAAGTTGCCAAACCTGAATCTCAGCTACAGCAATGCAAAGCTAGGGACTAAGATTGCTGGATGGTTTTATGACCGAAAATTGCCCTTCCATGCCTATGATTTGAGGCATTGCTACGCACGACGCTGTTTTGAATTTGGGATGGCTCCTGACTGGGCAGCGGGAATGATGGGTCACTCTGTGCGCGTACATTTAAATATTTACCGAGCGTGGATTGACGAATCAACTTACCGACGGGTGTATCAGGCGATCGTTAAGCGTCCAGACCGCCCAATGCCACCAGAAGCGAGGGATTACCCCACGCCTCCCCTAACTAATTAA